From the genome of Candidatus Microthrix subdominans, one region includes:
- a CDS encoding aldehyde dehydrogenase family protein produces MTTDVTPMRIDGAAVGADEHTTVCSPYDGRELGRVPRGTEADVDRAVAVALERHLGGALPAHERAEILDRAAVALTIRHEEFAQSISAEAAKPIATARVEAARAVDTFRFSAAVARTMTGEMVPMEASSAGLGKLGFVLRVPIGVVGAISPFNFPLNLVTHKVAPAIAAGCPVVLKPASSTPLTALLLASMLEDDAGLPPGWLNVVTVPGSVADALVTHDDVAAISFTGSPDVGWEIRAKAPRKRVGLELGNNAPVIVHRDADVAVAAQRVAAGGYSYSGQTCISVQRVYVHDDVADEFLGAFEAEVSALVVGDPADGATNVSALIDRGETDRVVGTVTEAIAAGATAVVGGGVADGLLAPTVLSGVTPDMAVSRTEVFGPVVGVASYSDVNDAFAWANDSRYGLQAGIFTNDLSLGLDAAHRLDYGGVCVNEVPTFRTDQMPYGGIRDSGNTKEGPAWAVREMTEERMVVITR; encoded by the coding sequence ATGACTACCGACGTGACACCGATGCGGATCGACGGGGCGGCCGTCGGCGCCGACGAGCACACCACCGTGTGCTCGCCCTACGACGGGCGTGAGCTGGGGCGGGTACCCAGGGGGACCGAGGCCGACGTCGACCGTGCGGTGGCCGTGGCGCTCGAGCGTCATCTCGGGGGAGCGCTGCCGGCGCACGAACGGGCCGAGATCCTCGATCGGGCGGCGGTGGCGCTCACGATCCGTCACGAGGAGTTCGCCCAATCGATCAGCGCCGAGGCGGCCAAGCCGATCGCCACCGCCCGCGTTGAGGCGGCCCGGGCGGTCGACACGTTCCGCTTCTCCGCCGCCGTGGCCCGCACGATGACCGGTGAGATGGTGCCGATGGAGGCCTCGTCGGCGGGCCTCGGCAAGCTGGGCTTCGTCCTGCGGGTGCCCATCGGCGTGGTCGGGGCGATCTCACCGTTCAACTTTCCGCTCAACCTGGTCACCCACAAGGTGGCGCCGGCGATCGCCGCCGGGTGCCCGGTGGTGCTCAAGCCGGCGTCGTCCACCCCGCTCACGGCGCTGCTGCTCGCCTCGATGCTCGAGGACGATGCCGGCCTGCCGCCCGGGTGGCTCAACGTGGTGACCGTCCCCGGTTCGGTGGCCGACGCCCTGGTCACCCACGACGATGTGGCCGCCATCTCCTTCACCGGCTCGCCCGACGTGGGCTGGGAAATTCGGGCCAAGGCGCCCCGCAAGCGGGTCGGGCTCGAGCTGGGCAACAACGCCCCGGTCATCGTGCACCGCGACGCCGATGTGGCTGTCGCCGCGCAACGGGTGGCCGCGGGCGGCTACTCCTACTCCGGGCAGACGTGCATCTCGGTGCAGCGGGTGTACGTCCACGACGACGTGGCCGACGAGTTCCTCGGCGCGTTCGAGGCCGAGGTGTCCGCTCTGGTGGTGGGCGACCCGGCCGACGGCGCCACCAACGTCAGTGCGTTGATCGATCGGGGCGAGACCGACCGGGTGGTCGGCACCGTCACCGAGGCGATCGCTGCGGGGGCCACGGCGGTCGTCGGCGGCGGGGTCGCCGACGGGCTGCTGGCGCCCACCGTGCTCAGCGGGGTCACCCCCGACATGGCGGTCAGCCGCACCGAGGTGTTCGGCCCGGTGGTCGGCGTGGCCAGCTACAGCGACGTAAACGACGCGTTCGCCTGGGCCAACGACAGCCGCTACGGGTTGCAGGCCGGGATCTTCACCAACGACCTGTCGCTGGGCCTCGATGCCGCCCACCGCCTGGACTACGGCGGGGTGTGCGTCAATGAGGTGCCCACCTTCCGAACCGACCAGATGCCCTACGGCGGCATCCGCGATTCGGGCAACACCAAGGAGGGTCCGGCCTGGGCGGTGCGGGAGATGACCGAGGAGCGCATGGTGGTCATCACCCGCTGA
- a CDS encoding aminotransferase class V-fold PLP-dependent enzyme: protein MHQSDEVTDRIMSLVADYVVDRLGLDPVPLDHPESMTSLAQRAPNLIGERPRPPEEVFAQFTNVLATSVISVDSPRYLSFIPAAPTKASLMFDMVVSASSLNATSWLDASGAVHAENQALAVLAAEMGMPVSAGGCFVSGGSAGNLSALAVARDAARRRLGDARAATSIVCSDQAHSSVSNTAHLLDVDVITVPTVDGRLTGRGLAAVAGRLEQPERVMAVVATAGTTNLGIVDELDAIADVAAAHGWWFHVDGAYGAAARLAPSARSRFDGIEGCDSMVVDPHKWLFAPFDCAALLYREPAVAAVTHAQHAGYLDVLHDTGDPSDVGWNPADYAHHLTRRARGLALWFSLAVHGLGAYRDAIEAALSLARWTADRVREAPHLDLVIEPQLSVVAFTRSGWNAGDYQRFSDQLLADQVGFVVPSNHDGKPILRCAFLHPGTTTDMVAEVLDLL from the coding sequence ATGCACCAGAGCGATGAGGTGACCGACCGGATCATGTCGCTGGTCGCCGACTATGTGGTCGACCGGCTGGGGCTGGATCCCGTGCCGCTCGACCACCCCGAATCGATGACGTCGCTCGCGCAGCGGGCGCCCAACCTGATCGGCGAGCGCCCGCGACCGCCGGAGGAGGTGTTTGCCCAATTCACCAACGTGCTCGCCACGTCGGTGATCTCGGTGGACAGCCCGCGCTATCTCTCGTTCATTCCCGCTGCGCCCACCAAGGCGTCGCTGATGTTCGACATGGTGGTGTCGGCGTCGTCGCTGAACGCCACGTCGTGGTTGGACGCCTCCGGCGCCGTGCATGCCGAGAACCAGGCGCTGGCCGTGTTGGCGGCTGAGATGGGCATGCCCGTCTCGGCCGGAGGCTGCTTTGTGTCGGGCGGAAGTGCTGGCAACCTGTCGGCGCTGGCCGTCGCTCGCGACGCGGCCCGGCGGCGTCTTGGCGACGCTCGGGCGGCCACCTCGATCGTGTGCTCCGACCAGGCCCACAGCTCGGTGAGCAACACCGCACACCTGCTGGACGTCGACGTGATCACGGTGCCGACGGTCGACGGCCGCCTCACCGGCCGGGGGTTGGCGGCGGTGGCGGGCCGGCTGGAGCAACCCGAGCGGGTGATGGCGGTGGTCGCCACCGCCGGCACCACCAACCTGGGGATCGTCGACGAACTCGATGCGATCGCCGACGTCGCTGCGGCGCACGGGTGGTGGTTTCACGTTGACGGCGCCTACGGGGCGGCGGCACGCCTGGCCCCGTCGGCCCGCAGCCGGTTCGACGGCATCGAGGGCTGCGACTCGATGGTGGTCGACCCGCACAAGTGGCTGTTTGCGCCGTTCGACTGTGCCGCGCTGCTGTACCGGGAGCCGGCGGTCGCCGCCGTCACCCACGCCCAGCACGCCGGCTACCTCGACGTGCTGCACGACACGGGCGACCCAAGCGACGTCGGCTGGAACCCGGCCGACTACGCCCATCACCTCACCCGTCGGGCCCGGGGGCTGGCCCTGTGGTTCTCGCTGGCCGTGCACGGCCTGGGCGCCTACCGGGACGCGATCGAGGCTGCGCTGAGCCTGGCCCGCTGGACTGCGGACCGGGTGAGGGAGGCGCCGCACCTCGACCTGGTGATCGAGCCTCAGCTGTCGGTTGTGGCGTTCACGCGCTCCGGCTGGAACGCCGGCGACTACCAGCGATTCTCCGACCAACTGCTGGCCGATCAGGTGGGCTTCGTCGTGCCATCGAACCACGACGGTAAGCCGATCCTGCGCTGCGCGTTTCTGCACCCCGGGACGACGACCGACATGGTGGCCGAGGTGCTCGACCTGCTGTGA
- a CDS encoding aconitate hydratase yields MAVTASTPIELVNDAYARFDERIDDARTRLGRPLTLAEKILIAHLADPSAEIERGVTYNDLNPDRVAMQDATAQMALLQFVTAGLPEVAVPSTVHCDHLIQAKENGLVDLLAAEKNNAEVYDFLESVSAKYGLGFWKPGAGIIHQVVLENYAFPGGMMIGTDSHTPNAGGLGMIAIGVGGADAVDVMTGFPFNVRWPRLIGVHLTGELNGWSSPKDIILKVADILTVKGGTGSIVEYFGPGATSISATGKGTICNMGAEIGATTSLFGYDDAMARYLKATGREAIADAANTVAHHLRPDDEVLANPADFYDEVVEIDLSTLQPHINGPFTPDLAREVGELGAEARENGWPLEVSSALVGSCTNSSYEDITRAASILRHAADNGLKVKTELMITPGSEQVRATIERDGLLETFEAAGATVLANACGPCIGQWARSDVHEGEKNTIVNSYNRNFPKRNDGIASTHAFVTSPETTVALALAGTLDFNPLTDTLTNANGEQVKLAVPVGEELPARGFDPGEDGFIAPPADSSDIEIVVSPDSDRLQLLIPFEPWDGEDYVELPLLLKAQGKATTDHISMAGKWLKYRGHLENISGNLFNGIVNAFTGEAGTGKDPLDGETKTYPDIAKHLGESGVRWVAVGDENWGEGSSREHAAMEPRFRGAAAIIVRSFARIHETNLKKQGVLALTFDDPATYDAIGEDDTISITGLADLTPGGQVTCVLNHPDGTSEEFLTNQTMSPEHIAWFKAGSALNMIRQELGGE; encoded by the coding sequence ATGGCCGTCACCGCCAGCACGCCGATCGAACTTGTCAACGACGCATACGCCCGCTTCGACGAGCGCATCGACGACGCCCGCACCCGCTTGGGCCGTCCCCTGACGCTGGCGGAGAAGATCCTGATCGCCCACCTGGCCGATCCCTCCGCCGAGATCGAGCGTGGGGTCACCTACAACGACCTGAACCCCGACCGGGTGGCCATGCAGGACGCCACCGCCCAGATGGCGCTGCTGCAGTTCGTCACCGCCGGCCTGCCCGAGGTGGCCGTGCCATCCACCGTGCACTGCGACCACCTGATCCAGGCCAAGGAGAACGGCCTGGTCGACCTGCTGGCCGCCGAGAAGAACAACGCCGAGGTGTACGACTTCCTCGAGTCGGTGTCGGCCAAGTACGGCCTGGGCTTCTGGAAGCCGGGCGCCGGCATCATCCACCAGGTGGTGCTCGAGAACTACGCCTTCCCGGGCGGCATGATGATCGGCACCGACAGCCACACCCCCAACGCCGGCGGCCTGGGCATGATCGCCATCGGCGTCGGCGGCGCCGATGCGGTCGACGTGATGACCGGGTTCCCCTTCAACGTCCGCTGGCCCCGCTTGATCGGCGTGCACCTGACGGGCGAGCTGAACGGCTGGTCCTCCCCCAAGGACATCATCTTGAAGGTGGCCGACATCCTCACCGTCAAGGGTGGCACCGGCAGCATCGTCGAGTACTTCGGCCCCGGCGCCACCAGCATCTCGGCGACCGGCAAGGGCACGATCTGCAATATGGGGGCCGAGATCGGTGCCACCACCTCGCTGTTCGGCTACGACGACGCCATGGCCCGCTACCTGAAGGCGACCGGCCGGGAGGCGATCGCCGATGCGGCCAATACCGTCGCCCACCACCTGCGCCCCGACGACGAGGTGCTCGCCAACCCGGCCGACTTCTACGACGAGGTCGTCGAGATCGACCTGAGCACGCTGCAGCCCCACATCAACGGCCCGTTCACCCCGGACCTGGCCCGCGAGGTGGGCGAGCTGGGCGCCGAGGCCCGCGAGAACGGCTGGCCACTCGAGGTGTCCTCCGCGCTGGTCGGCTCGTGCACCAACTCCTCCTACGAGGACATCACCCGGGCGGCCTCGATCCTGCGCCACGCCGCCGACAACGGCCTGAAGGTGAAGACCGAGCTGATGATTACGCCCGGCTCCGAGCAGGTGCGGGCCACGATCGAGCGCGACGGGCTGCTCGAGACCTTCGAGGCCGCCGGCGCCACCGTGCTGGCCAACGCCTGCGGGCCGTGCATCGGCCAGTGGGCCCGATCCGACGTGCACGAAGGCGAGAAGAACACCATCGTCAACAGCTACAACCGCAACTTCCCCAAGCGCAACGACGGCATCGCCAGCACCCACGCCTTCGTCACCAGCCCGGAGACCACCGTGGCCCTGGCGCTCGCCGGCACGCTGGACTTCAACCCACTGACCGACACGCTGACCAACGCCAACGGCGAACAGGTGAAGCTGGCGGTGCCGGTTGGTGAGGAGCTGCCAGCCAGGGGCTTCGACCCAGGCGAGGACGGCTTCATCGCCCCGCCGGCCGACTCCTCCGACATCGAGATCGTCGTCAGCCCCGACTCCGACCGGCTGCAACTGCTGATCCCATTCGAGCCGTGGGACGGCGAGGACTACGTCGAGCTGCCGCTGCTGTTGAAGGCCCAGGGCAAGGCGACGACCGACCACATCTCGATGGCCGGCAAGTGGCTGAAGTACCGGGGCCACCTCGAGAACATCTCGGGCAACCTGTTCAACGGCATCGTCAACGCCTTCACCGGCGAGGCCGGCACCGGCAAGGACCCGCTCGACGGCGAGACCAAGACCTACCCGGACATCGCCAAGCACCTGGGCGAGTCAGGCGTGCGCTGGGTGGCGGTCGGCGACGAGAACTGGGGAGAAGGCTCGTCCCGCGAGCACGCCGCCATGGAACCTCGCTTCCGCGGCGCCGCCGCCATCATCGTGCGCAGCTTCGCCCGCATCCACGAGACCAACCTGAAGAAGCAGGGCGTGCTGGCGCTGACCTTCGACGACCCGGCCACCTACGACGCCATCGGTGAGGACGACACCATCTCGATCACCGGCCTGGCCGACCTGACCCCCGGTGGCCAGGTGACGTGCGTGCTCAACCACCCCGATGGCACCAGTGAGGAGTTCCTCACCAACCAGACGATGTCGCCGGAGCACATCGCCTGGTTCAAGGCCGGCTCGGCGCTCAACATGATCCGCCAGGAATTGGGCGGCGAGTAG
- a CDS encoding dephospho-CoA kinase, translating into MLLVGLTGGIGSGKSTVAALLVERGAVLVDADAVVHELQAPGQPVLEAMVERFGDAILNDDGTLDRAAVAQQVFGDEAALADLNAIVHPAVRTELANRVLAQADTDNVVVMDVPLLTESGMDGLAGVVVVDVDPEVAIARLVKHRGFDEVDARNRVAAQASREDRRKLADWVIDNSGDQASLVVAIDELWADIHGRHSGGERSDATLRYGSRP; encoded by the coding sequence ATGTTGCTGGTTGGACTGACGGGCGGAATCGGGTCGGGCAAGTCGACGGTGGCTGCGCTGCTCGTGGAGCGGGGGGCGGTACTCGTCGATGCCGATGCGGTGGTCCACGAACTGCAGGCTCCCGGTCAGCCGGTGCTCGAGGCGATGGTGGAGCGCTTCGGCGACGCCATCCTCAACGACGACGGCACGCTCGACCGGGCGGCGGTCGCCCAGCAGGTGTTCGGCGATGAGGCCGCACTGGCCGACCTGAACGCCATCGTGCATCCCGCCGTGCGTACCGAGCTGGCCAACCGGGTGTTGGCCCAGGCCGACACCGACAACGTGGTCGTCATGGACGTGCCGCTGCTGACCGAGTCCGGCATGGACGGCCTCGCCGGCGTGGTCGTCGTCGATGTCGACCCCGAGGTGGCGATCGCTCGGCTGGTCAAGCACCGGGGCTTCGACGAGGTCGACGCCCGCAACCGCGTCGCCGCCCAGGCGTCCCGCGAGGACCGGCGCAAGCTGGCCGACTGGGTGATCGACAACTCCGGCGATCAGGCGTCGCTTGTCGTCGCCATCGACGAGCTGTGGGCCGACATCCACGGCCGCCACAGCGGGGGAGAGCGCTCGGACGCCACCCTGCGTTACGGCTCGCGGCCGTAG
- a CDS encoding MMPL family transporter, which produces MSKWLYRLGRFVDRRRWFVIAAWLIVAVTVVGVNRIAGGTTVDNFNVPGVESQQAIDLLKERFPERAGATAMVVFHVPDGSVTDAKNAAGIEASVAKISKLDHVQSVTEPLASPLSQSPDRKTAFAAVQYDASTAELGRPAVDALAATGKPAEAAGVQVELGGELPTVLKERTTGPAEMIGIIAALIILFVTFRAVVASVMPLGVAIVGLIVGLSIVGLLGALIDIPSVAPRLGTMIGLGVGIDYALFILSRHRDNLDAGMSKAESVGQTNATAGEAVVVAGGTVVVAILGLQMAGIPFVAALGYSASLVVAVAVLVAITLLPALLSVAGARVLPRSHRNAVATTAVTAAASATGATADPADVEAHRSGWVRWAHWVAYHPWRSSIAATFVLLLLATPMLGMRLGQADAGTDPTSTTQRRAYDLLAAGFGAGFNGPLLLVVDLGPSADQAVLERITADVRSDRGVRVVSPAAVNDAGNTALITAIPTTKPQDQATSDLVHRLRSTTQPEATAGTDTKALVGGPTAGFIDQSDKISARLPWFILAVVSLSFLLLMTVFRSIFVPLKAALLNLLSIGAAYGVVVAVFQWGWGRSLIGLDEAVPIASFVPMMMFAILFGLSMDYEVFILSRIREEYHDGHSNIDSVVVGLGATAKVITAAALIMISVFLGFVAGDDPVVKMMGVGLATAVAVDATIVRMVLVPATMALMGDANWWLPKWLGRILPEIDLDHPVSEEEVTGTSGDA; this is translated from the coding sequence GTGTCCAAGTGGCTGTACCGGCTGGGGCGTTTCGTCGATCGACGGCGCTGGTTTGTCATCGCCGCATGGTTGATCGTCGCCGTGACGGTCGTGGGCGTCAACCGGATCGCCGGCGGAACGACGGTCGACAACTTCAACGTCCCCGGAGTCGAATCCCAACAGGCCATCGACCTGCTGAAGGAGCGCTTCCCCGAGCGTGCCGGAGCGACCGCCATGGTCGTCTTCCATGTCCCCGACGGTTCGGTGACCGACGCCAAGAACGCCGCCGGCATCGAGGCGAGCGTCGCCAAGATCAGCAAGCTCGACCATGTGCAGTCGGTGACCGAACCGCTGGCCAGCCCCCTCTCCCAGTCGCCGGACAGAAAGACCGCGTTCGCAGCGGTGCAGTACGACGCCTCGACCGCCGAATTGGGACGGCCCGCCGTCGACGCGCTGGCCGCCACCGGCAAGCCGGCCGAGGCGGCCGGGGTTCAGGTGGAGTTGGGGGGTGAGCTGCCAACGGTCCTGAAGGAACGCACCACCGGGCCCGCCGAGATGATCGGCATCATCGCCGCCCTGATCATCCTGTTCGTCACCTTCCGCGCCGTCGTCGCCTCGGTGATGCCGCTCGGGGTCGCCATCGTCGGGCTGATCGTCGGGCTGTCGATCGTCGGGCTGCTCGGGGCGCTGATCGACATCCCGTCGGTGGCCCCACGGCTGGGCACGATGATCGGGCTTGGGGTGGGGATCGATTACGCCCTCTTCATCCTGAGCCGCCATCGAGACAACCTCGACGCCGGCATGTCGAAGGCGGAATCGGTCGGGCAGACCAATGCCACCGCCGGCGAGGCGGTCGTCGTCGCCGGCGGCACCGTGGTGGTGGCCATTCTTGGGCTCCAGATGGCCGGGATCCCCTTCGTCGCCGCCCTCGGTTACTCCGCATCGCTGGTGGTCGCCGTGGCGGTGCTCGTCGCCATCACCCTGCTGCCGGCGCTGCTCAGCGTCGCCGGCGCCCGGGTGCTGCCCCGCTCGCACCGCAACGCTGTGGCCACGACGGCCGTCACGGCTGCGGCATCAGCAACGGGCGCTACCGCAGACCCGGCCGATGTCGAAGCGCACCGCAGCGGTTGGGTTCGCTGGGCCCATTGGGTGGCGTACCACCCGTGGCGGTCATCGATCGCGGCCACCTTCGTGTTGCTGCTGCTGGCCACCCCGATGCTCGGCATGCGGCTGGGCCAGGCCGACGCCGGGACCGACCCGACCAGCACCACCCAACGCCGGGCCTACGACCTGCTCGCCGCCGGGTTCGGCGCCGGCTTCAACGGTCCGCTGCTGCTCGTGGTCGACCTCGGTCCGTCCGCCGACCAGGCGGTGCTCGAACGCATCACCGCCGATGTCCGCAGCGATCGCGGCGTGCGGGTCGTCTCCCCGGCCGCGGTCAACGACGCCGGGAACACCGCCCTGATCACCGCCATCCCGACGACCAAGCCTCAGGATCAGGCGACGAGCGATCTGGTCCACCGGCTGCGCAGCACCACGCAGCCCGAGGCGACCGCCGGGACCGACACCAAGGCGCTGGTCGGCGGGCCAACCGCCGGGTTCATCGACCAGTCCGACAAGATCTCGGCGCGGCTCCCCTGGTTCATCCTGGCGGTGGTGTCGCTGTCGTTCCTGCTGCTGATGACCGTGTTCCGCTCGATCTTCGTTCCGCTGAAGGCGGCGCTGCTGAACCTGCTGTCGATCGGCGCCGCCTACGGCGTGGTGGTGGCCGTGTTCCAGTGGGGTTGGGGCCGGTCACTGATCGGGCTCGATGAGGCGGTGCCCATCGCGTCGTTTGTGCCCATGATGATGTTCGCCATCCTGTTCGGGCTGTCGATGGACTACGAGGTGTTCATCCTGTCCCGCATCCGCGAGGAGTACCACGACGGTCACAGCAACATCGACAGCGTGGTCGTGGGCCTCGGCGCCACCGCCAAGGTGATCACCGCCGCAGCGTTGATCATGATCAGCGTGTTCCTCGGATTCGTCGCCGGCGACGACCCGGTGGTGAAAATGATGGGCGTCGGGCTCGCCACCGCGGTGGCGGTCGACGCCACCATCGTCCGCATGGTGCTCGTCCCCGCCACGATGGCCCTCATGGGCGACGCCAACTGGTGGCTGCCCAAGTGGCTGGGCCGGATCCTTCCGGAGATCGACCTGGACCACCCGGTCTCGGAGGAGGAAGTGACAGGCACCTCGGGAGACGCCTGA
- a CDS encoding TetR family transcriptional regulator translates to MSEELGLRERKKLERRRSIEVAALNRFGKNGFDATTIDEIAADADIATRTFFSYFPTKEDVVLADYADRLKRTTDELGRRPASEAPWLALRESFAVVAADYEAQRDDLIRRFAIMAVNPSVHARSLQLQAGWEDTVAEVLAQRMGVNAEDIRPRLMSSAALACMRSSLRHWILTGHRRSLPDLVEASFDRLGTGLSAAG, encoded by the coding sequence GTGAGCGAGGAACTGGGCCTGCGGGAACGCAAGAAGCTGGAGCGGCGGCGCAGCATCGAGGTCGCTGCGCTCAACCGGTTCGGGAAGAACGGGTTTGACGCCACCACGATCGACGAGATCGCCGCCGACGCCGACATCGCCACGCGGACGTTCTTCTCCTACTTTCCGACCAAGGAAGACGTGGTGCTGGCCGACTACGCCGATCGCCTGAAGCGCACCACCGACGAACTCGGCCGCCGTCCCGCGAGCGAGGCGCCGTGGCTGGCGTTGCGCGAGTCGTTTGCTGTGGTCGCCGCCGACTACGAGGCCCAACGCGACGACCTCATTCGCAGGTTCGCCATCATGGCCGTCAACCCATCGGTGCACGCCCGCAGCCTCCAACTCCAGGCCGGTTGGGAGGACACCGTGGCCGAGGTGCTGGCCCAACGGATGGGGGTGAACGCCGAGGACATCAGGCCCCGGCTCATGTCCTCGGCGGCGTTGGCATGCATGCGATCGTCGCTGCGCCATTGGATCCTCACCGGCCACCGACGGTCGCTGCCCGACCTGGTCGAGGCATCGTTCGACCGTCTGGGGACCGGCCTCAGCGCTGCTGGGTGA
- a CDS encoding ferric reductase-like transmembrane domain-containing protein, translating to MNGQVWWFVARASGIVAWVLLTATVLWGILLPAKMFPKQRPAWILDLHRWMAGLTIGFLAVHLGSLVADNYLHFGAAELLVPGQSEYETAGVALGILAMWLLLIVELTSLAKKHLPRRAWHAVHLFSYGAFMLTSLHGVLAGTDAQSPLFLATTIAAVVSVVFATIYRVVTRRDRSQRVRSIDPSAMSRPDPSALTQNRRVVYPVTQQR from the coding sequence ATGAACGGCCAAGTGTGGTGGTTCGTCGCACGCGCTTCGGGAATCGTCGCCTGGGTGCTGCTGACCGCAACCGTGCTGTGGGGCATCCTGTTGCCCGCCAAAATGTTTCCGAAGCAGCGGCCGGCGTGGATCCTGGACCTCCATCGCTGGATGGCCGGGCTCACGATCGGATTTCTCGCCGTACATCTGGGCTCGTTGGTGGCTGACAACTACCTGCACTTCGGCGCCGCCGAACTGTTGGTGCCCGGCCAATCCGAGTACGAGACGGCGGGGGTAGCCCTCGGCATCCTCGCCATGTGGCTGCTGCTGATCGTCGAGCTGACCTCGCTGGCCAAGAAGCACCTGCCCCGCCGGGCGTGGCACGCCGTCCACCTGTTCAGCTACGGCGCCTTCATGTTGACCAGCCTGCACGGCGTGCTGGCCGGTACCGACGCCCAGAGCCCGTTGTTTCTCGCCACCACCATCGCTGCGGTGGTGTCGGTGGTGTTCGCCACCATCTACCGGGTGGTGACGCGACGGGATCGCAGCCAGCGGGTGCGCTCCATCGACCCCTCGGCGATGTCGCGGCCGGATCCCTCTGCCCTGACGCAGAACCGACGCGTGGTCTACCCCGTCACCCAGCAGCGCTGA
- a CDS encoding FAD:protein FMN transferase has product MASSVVIITLDGPASAGRDARLRLVELEALWSRFAPGSDIDRLNRAAGAPVPVSRATITLLNTMVEAAKATDGRFDPTMLPALIEAGYRASIDDADRITTLSPGPHRSCVGLEDVVIDADARTVTLPPDVAIDPGGIGKGLAADLVAEQLVLDGAAGALVSIGGDLAAAGESPEAHGWEVEVEDPHDPVHALAHLGVPCGGVATSSTVSRRWDVGKTSTHHVIDPRTGVASTTDLAAVTVVAPRAWLAEAHATGALLGGSDHVLAYAHEHRLEALAVDTEGRVFATGGLEPTLIRPLRALTEEVC; this is encoded by the coding sequence ATGGCCAGCTCGGTCGTGATCATCACGCTCGACGGCCCGGCGTCGGCGGGCCGGGACGCTCGCCTCCGGCTCGTCGAGCTGGAGGCGCTCTGGAGCCGCTTCGCGCCGGGCAGCGACATCGACCGCCTCAACCGTGCGGCAGGCGCACCGGTGCCCGTCAGCCGCGCCACCATCACGCTGCTCAACACCATGGTGGAGGCTGCCAAGGCAACAGATGGCCGCTTCGACCCCACCATGCTGCCGGCCCTGATCGAAGCCGGCTACCGGGCCAGCATCGATGACGCCGACCGCATCACCACGCTGTCACCGGGGCCCCACCGAAGCTGCGTCGGCCTCGAGGACGTGGTGATCGACGCCGATGCCCGCACGGTGACGCTGCCGCCGGACGTAGCCATCGACCCCGGCGGTATCGGGAAGGGTCTCGCAGCCGACCTGGTTGCCGAACAACTCGTGCTCGACGGAGCAGCCGGGGCACTCGTCAGCATCGGCGGGGACCTGGCGGCCGCCGGAGAGTCGCCCGAGGCCCACGGCTGGGAGGTGGAGGTGGAGGATCCCCACGACCCCGTCCATGCACTGGCGCACCTGGGCGTGCCCTGCGGCGGCGTGGCCACCTCATCCACCGTCAGCCGGCGCTGGGATGTGGGCAAGACGAGCACCCACCACGTGATCGATCCCCGCACCGGCGTTGCGTCGACCACCGACCTGGCTGCCGTCACCGTCGTCGCGCCGCGGGCCTGGCTGGCCGAGGCACACGCCACCGGAGCATTGCTCGGTGGCAGCGACCACGTGCTGGCCTACGCCCACGAGCACCGCCTGGAGGCGCTGGCGGTCGACACGGAGGGCCGAGTGTTCGCCACCGGTGGCCTCGAGCCCACCCTTATCCGCCCACTTCGAGCACTGACCGAGGAGGTCTGTTGA
- a CDS encoding response regulator transcription factor, whose translation MNLLVVEDDPAIGEPLRSGLEREGFDVHLVANGADALAAPAADLVLLDLGLPDLDGREVCRRLRSRSAVPIIVVSARGEEIDRVLLLELGADDYVVKPFGFRELVARIRAVLRRVGGEAEGPTDRRVQLGPLTLDQRTREVIYAGADVSLTPKEYELLVELASDPGAVLTREHLIDSVWDEHWWGSTKTLDVHMASLRKKLAPELIETVRGVGFRLVELDGGG comes from the coding sequence GTGAACCTGTTGGTCGTCGAGGACGATCCCGCCATTGGTGAGCCCCTGCGCTCCGGCCTGGAGCGCGAGGGCTTCGACGTGCACCTGGTGGCCAACGGTGCCGATGCCCTGGCTGCACCCGCAGCCGACCTGGTGCTGTTGGACCTGGGGCTGCCCGATCTGGACGGACGGGAGGTGTGCCGTCGCCTGCGCAGCCGTTCGGCGGTGCCGATCATCGTGGTATCGGCCCGGGGTGAGGAGATCGACCGGGTGCTGTTGTTGGAGCTTGGCGCCGACGATTACGTGGTGAAGCCGTTCGGGTTCCGCGAGCTGGTGGCCCGCATCCGGGCGGTGCTTCGCCGGGTCGGCGGCGAGGCCGAGGGTCCGACCGACCGCCGGGTGCAGTTGGGCCCCTTGACGTTGGATCAGCGCACCCGCGAGGTCATCTATGCGGGCGCCGACGTGTCGCTCACCCCGAAGGAATACGAGCTGCTCGTCGAGCTGGCATCCGACCCGGGGGCGGTGTTGACCCGAGAGCACCTGATCGACTCGGTGTGGGACGAGCACTGGTGGGGCTCGACCAAGACCCTCGACGTGCACATGGCGTCGCTGCGCAAGAAGCTTGCACCCGAGCTGATCGAGACGGTCCGTGGGGTCGGGTTTCGGCTGGTCGAGCTGGATGGCGGCGGATGA